The Deltaproteobacteria bacterium genomic interval ATCCAAAAAAATTCTCGGTTCTTGATTTTGAAGATTTTCAGGGAATGACCTGCACCATCCCTCCGAACAGTTTTGTGTTGGGACGTTCTCTGGAATATTTCCGGATTCCGCGCAACATTCTAACCATCTGTTATGGTAAATCGACTTACGCCCGTTGCGGTATTTCCATTAACGTCACCCCTTTTGAACCGGAATGGGAAGGTTTCGCAACGATTTCTATTACCAATAATAATTCCATCCCTGCTCTGGTTTATGCGGAGGAGGGAATAGGCCAACTCCTCTTTTTGGAATCGGATGAAATTTGTGCCACATCCTATGCCGACAAACAGGGAAAATATCAGGCCCAGCAGGTGATTACAGGAGCCAAAATATGAAATCGGACCATAGACCGTGGACCATGGACCGTGGACCGTGGACAGGGAGCAACTACTTATGAGCTACTACATTGACCGAAAAGAAACGCTGACGTTTTGGGAAAAACTTTATC includes:
- a CDS encoding dCTP deaminase, producing MPIKSDLWIHKMSEEKKMIEPFSPKQVRKGISFGLSSYGYDFRLSTAFKIHRAPSPQSGREGEAPPALPVEGATRVPIIDPKKFSVLDFEDFQGMTCTIPPNSFVLGRSLEYFRIPRNILTICYGKSTYARCGISINVTPFEPEWEGFATISITNNNSIPALVYAEEGIGQLLFLESDEICATSYADKQGKYQAQQVITGAKI